From the genome of Chloroflexota bacterium:
ACATGACGGGTTACGCCCGTCCATCCGCGTTAACGCATTCCCGCTTGTTTGCGCACGGCGGACGTTGATACACTCGCTCTGCTCATCGCACTGCGGATACCTGTCCTGTGAAGGGAGCCCATGAGACTGGAGACATTGCGTTCAACCCTCGCACTGCTCATGCTTGTCGTCCTCGCGTTCACCGCGACAGCCGCCTGCAGCCCAACTGACGAGCCGTCGGACCTGACACCGTCGGAGCGCCTCGAGAACGCCGCGGCGCGCATGAAGCAGGTGACGTCGCTGGAATTCACGCTGTCGCACGAGGAGGGGCACACGCCGCTCCTGCTGGGCGTCGTGCTGCAGGGCGCGCAGGGAACCGTGCAGCACCCCGACCAGGCGTCCATGTCGGTCGACGCCGAGGTCAGCGCCCTCAACACCTTCCTGGAGATGCAGATCGAGGTGGACGGAGAGAACGCCACCATGACGGACCCGCTCTCCGGCGTTCCGCTGGAGCTCCCGTCGAGCCAGCTCCCGTTCAACCTGCACAATCTCGGCGACACCCTAAGCGGCATCTTGCTAGCGATTCAGGCACCCGAGTATTCCGGCAACGAGTCGCTTGACGGCGTCTCAAGCCGGGGAATCGCGGGCGCAATCAGCGGCGCCAACATCCAGCCGCTCATCCCCGGCGCCGACGGCACGCTGCAGCAGGACATCGAGGTATGGGTGGGGGAGGACGACCTCGTCCGGCGCGTGCGTATCACCGGCAAGGTGTTCGCTAACGACATCGCGCCGGTCATTCGCATCCTCGACTTCACCGCCTTCGATGAGGCTCAGCCCTCCGTGCGCGCGATGCCCGCAATCGGCGACGCCGGCCACGCGGTCTAGCCGGACATGGCGGGCGAGGCTCCCACCGGACTCCGGGCATGGCTGCCCCTTGCCATCGTCAGCGGCGCGGTGCTGACCGCCGCCCTCGACCACACCGTCGTGGTGACGGTGCTGCCGGAGGTGATGCCCGACCTGAAGGTCCCGCCGACGGAGCTCGACCGGGCGGCATGGATCATCACCGCCTACCTCCTCGGCTTCACCGCCGCCATCCCGTTGACGGCCCGCCTCGCAGACGTGCACGGCCACGCCCTGCTCTTCCGCGCGTCGCTGTTGGTCTTCGCCGTCGGCTCGCTGGCCGCCGCAATGGCCCCCAACCTCGAGTTTCTCATCGGCGCGCGCGTCGTGCAGGCGCTCGGCGGCGGCGCGACTA
Proteins encoded in this window:
- a CDS encoding MFS transporter, with protein sequence MAGEAPTGLRAWLPLAIVSGAVLTAALDHTVVVTVLPEVMPDLKVPPTELDRAAWIITAYLLGFTAAIPLTARLADVHGHALLFRASLLVFAVGSLAAAMAPNLEFLIGARVVQALGGGAT
- a CDS encoding LppX_LprAFG lipoprotein, giving the protein MRLETLRSTLALLMLVVLAFTATAACSPTDEPSDLTPSERLENAAARMKQVTSLEFTLSHEEGHTPLLLGVVLQGAQGTVQHPDQASMSVDAEVSALNTFLEMQIEVDGENATMTDPLSGVPLELPSSQLPFNLHNLGDTLSGILLAIQAPEYSGNESLDGVSSRGIAGAISGANIQPLIPGADGTLQQDIEVWVGEDDLVRRVRITGKVFANDIAPVIRILDFTAFDEAQPSVRAMPAIGDAGHAV